A stretch of Thermotoga sp. SG1 DNA encodes these proteins:
- the ftsH gene encoding ATP-dependent zinc metalloprotease FtsH, translated as MNRSSIWNLLFTILIIVSLFWLARFFYIESSPVSKLSYTSFVQMVEDDRGLVSEVVIRDDGVLRVYTKDGRVYEVDAPWVVNDSQFIERLVSKGIKVSGERSGGSSFWINVLGTLIPTILFIVVWLFIMRSLSGRNSQAFTFTKSRATMYKPSGSKRITFKDVGGADEAIEELREVVEFLKDPSKFNRIGARMPKGILLVGPPGTGKTLLARAVAGEANVPFFHISGSDFVELFVGVGAARVRDLFAQAKAHAPCIVFIDEIDAVGRHRGAGLGGGHDEREQTLNQLLVEMDGFDSKEGIIVMAATNRPDILDPALLRPGRFDKKIVVDPPDMLGRKKILEIHTRNKPLAEDVDLEILAKRTPGFVGADLENLVNEAALLAARDGREKITMKDFEEAIDRVIAGPARKSRLISPKEKRIIAYHEAGHAIVSTVVPNGELVHRISIIPRGYKALGYTLHLPEEDKYLVTKNELLDKLTALLGGRAAEEVVFGDVTSGAANDIERATEIARNMVCQLGMSEELGPLAWGKEEQEVFLGKEITRLRNYSEEVASKIDEEVKKIVMNCYERAKEIIRKYRKQLDNIVEILLEKETLEGEELRKILSEEFEKVVE; from the coding sequence TTGAACAGGTCTAGTATCTGGAATCTCCTGTTCACGATTCTCATAATAGTCTCTCTGTTCTGGCTTGCAAGGTTCTTCTACATCGAAAGTTCTCCCGTTTCCAAGTTGAGTTACACGAGTTTTGTTCAGATGGTGGAGGATGATAGAGGACTGGTATCCGAAGTGGTCATCAGGGACGATGGAGTGTTGAGGGTTTACACCAAAGACGGAAGGGTGTATGAAGTCGATGCTCCATGGGTGGTGAATGATTCACAGTTCATTGAAAGGCTCGTTTCGAAAGGAATAAAGGTTTCCGGTGAAAGAAGCGGAGGCAGTTCTTTCTGGATAAACGTTCTGGGAACTCTCATACCAACGATTCTCTTCATAGTCGTCTGGCTCTTCATAATGAGGAGCCTTTCAGGCAGGAACAGTCAGGCTTTCACCTTTACAAAGAGCAGAGCAACAATGTACAAACCTTCTGGAAGCAAGAGAATCACCTTCAAGGATGTAGGAGGAGCAGACGAGGCAATAGAAGAACTCAGAGAAGTGGTTGAATTTCTGAAGGATCCATCGAAGTTCAACAGGATCGGAGCTAGAATGCCAAAGGGTATCTTGCTTGTTGGGCCTCCGGGTACTGGAAAGACACTTCTTGCCAGGGCTGTTGCGGGTGAGGCGAACGTTCCATTTTTCCACATCAGTGGATCCGATTTTGTGGAGCTCTTCGTTGGAGTTGGAGCTGCGAGGGTAAGAGACCTTTTTGCACAGGCTAAGGCCCACGCTCCTTGTATCGTCTTCATCGACGAGATCGATGCGGTAGGAAGACACAGAGGCGCAGGGCTCGGTGGGGGGCACGATGAGAGAGAACAAACGCTGAACCAGTTGCTCGTGGAGATGGACGGATTTGACTCGAAAGAGGGAATCATAGTCATGGCCGCCACGAACAGACCGGACATTCTCGACCCGGCCCTTTTGAGACCCGGAAGGTTCGACAAAAAGATCGTGGTGGATCCACCCGACATGCTTGGAAGGAAAAAGATACTGGAGATACACACGAGGAACAAACCCCTCGCCGAGGATGTCGACCTGGAGATCCTTGCAAAGAGGACTCCTGGTTTTGTGGGAGCCGATTTGGAAAATCTTGTCAACGAAGCGGCGCTTCTTGCAGCAAGAGATGGAAGAGAAAAGATCACGATGAAAGATTTTGAAGAGGCGATAGACAGGGTGATAGCCGGTCCTGCAAGAAAATCCAGGCTCATCAGTCCAAAAGAAAAGCGCATCATCGCATACCACGAGGCAGGACATGCTATCGTTTCAACTGTTGTTCCCAACGGAGAACTCGTTCACAGAATTTCTATCATCCCAAGAGGGTACAAAGCACTCGGATACACCCTTCATCTCCCAGAGGAAGACAAGTATCTTGTCACGAAAAACGAGCTCCTCGACAAGCTCACCGCCTTGCTCGGAGGGAGAGCAGCAGAAGAGGTAGTTTTCGGAGACGTGACGAGCGGGGCAGCCAACGACATAGAGAGGGCAACCGAGATCGCCAGAAACATGGTGTGTCAGCTTGGAATGAGTGAGGAGCTCGGGCCTCTCGCCTGGGGCAAGGAAGAGCAGGAGGTCTTCCTCGGAAAAGAGATCACACGTCTGAGAAACTACAGTGAAGAGGTGGCAAGCAAAATCGATGAAGAAGTGAAAAAAATCGTGATGAACTGTTACGAACGTGCTAAAGAGATCATAAGAAAGTACAGAAAACAACTCGATAACATCGTAGAGATTCTTCTGGAAAAAGAAACCCTCGAGGGGGAAGAACTCAGAAAGATCCTTTCTGAGGAGTTCGAAAAGGTGGTGGAATGA
- a CDS encoding PolC-type DNA polymerase III codes for MEKIENLRWKNITLKSLVIDPGTGVVTISVENYSEEIEDLVRSLEKETRFRVVVNGHRNGSSDLKGKIFSILNGNVPYIKDVVLEGNRLVLKVLGDFARERIASKLRNMKRELDSILPPGVEIMLEVIEPSDDLLKKIIPQAEPEDEKKSEGEEVKVEDSNHVFGQKPRKIVFTPSKVFEYNKKTSVKGKVFKIEKVEGKKTLLLLYLTDGEDSLICKAFNGIEEIEKGVSVGDIVVVTGDLAQENGEPVLYVKGVTKLPEEKRVDNSPVKRVELHAHTKFSDLDAIMDIETYVNRAKEWGFPAVAITDHGNVQAIPYFYDAAKSAGIKPIFGIEAYLVSDVEPILKNFSGNATFEDVTFVVFDFETTGLDPQVDEIIEIGAVKIKEGRIIDEYHTLIKPSGVISRKSVEITGITQEMLERERAIEEVLPEFLAFLEDSILVAHNANFDYRFLRLWIKKVLGKDWEKPYVDTLALAKSLLRLKSYSLDSVVKKLGLGSFRHHRALDDARVTAQVFLRFIEMLKKIGITKLSEMEKLKDSVDFTAQKPYHCTILVQNKAGLKNLYRLVSDSYTKYFHSVPRILKSELIEKREGLIVGSACISGELARAALEGASDSELEEIAKFYDYIEIMPLDVIEEGEEIDRERLKEVYRKLYRIAKKLNKPVVMTGDVHFLDPEDAKGRSALLAPQSRNFERQPSLYLRTTEEMLEKAMEIFEDEEIAREVVVENPNRIAEMIEEVQPLEKKLHPPVIENADEIVRNLTMERAHELYGDPLPEIVEKRIKKELDAIINHGYAVLYLIAKELVQKSMSDGYVVGSRGSVGSSLVAHLLGITEVNPLPPHYRCPRCKYFEIVEDNRYGAGYDLPNKNCPKCETPLKKDGHDIPFETFMGFEGDKVPDIDLNFSGEYQERAHRFVEELFGKDHVYRAGTINTIAEKSAVGYVKSYEEKTGKKLRRAEMERLVSMIAGVKRTTGQHPGGLMIIPKDKEVYDFTPIQYPANDREAGVFTTHFAYETIHDDLVKIDALGHDDPTFIKMLKDLTGIDPMTVPMDDPDTLAIFSSVKPLGVDPVELGSDVGTYGIPEFGTEFVRGMLVETRPKSFAELVRISGLSHGTDVWLNNARDWINLGYAKLSEVISCRDDIMNFLIHKGMEPSLAFKIMESVRKGKGITEEMEKEMRRLKVPEWFIESCKRIKYLFPKAHAVAYVSMAFRIAYFKVHYPLQFYAAYFTIKGDQFDPTLVLKGKEAIKARLRELKMMTGKDAQKKNEESVLEVALEMILRGFSFLPPDIFKSDAKRFLIEGNALRIPFNKLPGLGDSVAESIVRAREEKPFTSIEDLVRRTKVNKNHVELMKSLGVLRDLPETEQFTLF; via the coding sequence ATGGAAAAGATTGAAAACTTGAGATGGAAAAACATCACCCTGAAGAGTCTGGTAATCGATCCTGGTACCGGTGTCGTGACCATATCCGTTGAAAACTACTCCGAGGAAATTGAAGATCTCGTTCGGTCTCTGGAGAAGGAGACGAGGTTTCGTGTTGTGGTGAACGGCCACCGAAACGGTAGTAGTGATCTGAAGGGGAAAATATTTTCCATTCTGAACGGAAACGTTCCCTACATAAAGGATGTTGTGCTTGAGGGGAACAGGCTCGTACTGAAAGTTCTGGGAGATTTTGCCCGAGAAAGGATCGCATCAAAACTCAGAAACATGAAAAGGGAATTGGATAGCATTCTACCCCCCGGTGTGGAGATCATGTTGGAAGTTATAGAACCTTCCGATGATCTTCTGAAGAAAATCATCCCACAGGCAGAGCCAGAAGATGAGAAAAAGTCTGAAGGTGAAGAAGTGAAGGTCGAAGACAGCAACCACGTGTTCGGCCAGAAACCAAGAAAGATTGTCTTTACCCCCTCGAAGGTGTTCGAATACAACAAAAAGACCTCTGTAAAGGGAAAGGTCTTCAAGATCGAGAAAGTAGAAGGAAAAAAGACGCTTCTTCTACTCTATCTCACAGACGGTGAAGACTCTCTCATCTGCAAGGCCTTCAACGGCATAGAAGAGATAGAAAAGGGAGTATCGGTAGGTGACATCGTTGTTGTGACAGGGGATCTGGCTCAGGAAAATGGAGAGCCGGTTCTTTACGTGAAGGGTGTGACCAAACTTCCCGAAGAGAAAAGAGTGGACAACTCTCCCGTTAAAAGGGTGGAACTTCATGCCCATACCAAGTTCAGTGATCTCGATGCAATAATGGACATTGAAACGTACGTCAATCGTGCAAAAGAGTGGGGATTTCCGGCTGTGGCAATCACAGACCACGGAAACGTTCAGGCGATCCCTTACTTCTACGACGCGGCGAAGAGTGCTGGTATAAAGCCCATATTCGGGATAGAAGCTTACCTTGTGAGCGATGTAGAACCTATTCTGAAGAATTTCTCAGGTAATGCAACTTTCGAAGATGTTACCTTCGTTGTTTTCGATTTTGAGACGACAGGCCTCGATCCTCAGGTGGATGAAATCATCGAGATAGGAGCGGTGAAGATAAAAGAAGGGCGCATCATCGATGAATACCACACACTCATAAAACCTTCCGGAGTCATTTCCAGGAAGAGTGTTGAGATCACAGGTATCACCCAGGAGATGCTCGAAAGGGAGAGAGCCATCGAAGAAGTTCTGCCGGAGTTTCTCGCGTTTCTTGAAGATTCCATCCTGGTAGCACACAACGCAAACTTCGACTACAGGTTCTTGAGACTTTGGATCAAAAAGGTACTCGGAAAAGACTGGGAAAAACCTTACGTTGACACCCTCGCACTTGCCAAATCCCTTCTGAGACTGAAGAGTTATTCACTTGATTCCGTTGTGAAAAAACTGGGTCTTGGTTCTTTCCGACATCACCGGGCACTGGACGATGCAAGGGTCACCGCACAGGTCTTTCTCAGATTCATCGAAATGCTGAAAAAGATCGGGATCACGAAACTTTCAGAGATGGAAAAACTGAAGGACTCCGTGGATTTCACCGCGCAGAAACCCTATCACTGTACGATACTCGTTCAGAACAAAGCGGGGTTGAAAAACCTCTACAGGCTGGTATCCGACTCCTACACGAAGTACTTCCACAGTGTACCAAGGATTTTGAAGAGCGAACTGATAGAAAAACGAGAGGGTTTGATTGTAGGAAGTGCTTGCATCTCAGGTGAACTTGCGCGTGCAGCGCTTGAGGGAGCCAGTGACTCTGAACTCGAAGAGATAGCAAAATTCTACGATTACATAGAGATCATGCCCCTGGATGTAATAGAAGAGGGCGAAGAGATCGACAGGGAAAGGCTCAAAGAGGTCTACAGAAAACTCTACAGAATCGCAAAGAAATTGAACAAACCGGTTGTCATGACAGGGGACGTTCATTTCCTGGATCCAGAGGACGCAAAGGGGCGCTCCGCACTCCTTGCTCCTCAAAGCAGGAACTTTGAAAGGCAGCCCTCCCTCTACCTCAGAACAACGGAAGAAATGCTGGAAAAGGCGATGGAGATATTCGAAGACGAAGAAATAGCAAGGGAAGTGGTTGTAGAAAATCCAAACAGAATAGCCGAAATGATAGAGGAAGTTCAGCCCCTTGAGAAAAAACTCCATCCGCCAGTCATAGAGAACGCAGACGAGATCGTGAGAAATCTCACCATGGAAAGGGCACACGAACTCTACGGTGACCCACTTCCCGAGATTGTTGAAAAGAGAATAAAAAAGGAGCTCGATGCGATAATAAACCACGGTTACGCCGTTTTGTATCTCATAGCGAAGGAACTCGTTCAGAAATCCATGAGCGATGGTTACGTTGTTGGTTCAAGGGGTTCTGTTGGATCTTCGCTGGTTGCCCACCTTCTTGGAATCACCGAGGTGAACCCACTTCCTCCCCATTATCGCTGCCCCAGGTGCAAGTACTTCGAAATAGTAGAAGACAACAGATACGGTGCGGGTTACGATCTTCCAAACAAGAACTGCCCAAAATGTGAAACTCCACTGAAAAAAGACGGGCACGATATACCCTTTGAAACGTTCATGGGATTCGAGGGGGACAAAGTACCCGATATAGACCTGAACTTCTCCGGAGAGTATCAGGAGCGGGCACATCGGTTCGTTGAAGAACTCTTCGGCAAGGACCATGTCTACAGGGCAGGAACGATAAACACCATAGCGGAAAAGAGCGCCGTTGGTTACGTGAAAAGTTACGAAGAAAAGACGGGCAAAAAACTGAGAAGGGCGGAGATGGAAAGACTCGTCTCCATGATCGCCGGCGTGAAAAGGACAACGGGACAGCACCCCGGCGGTCTCATGATCATACCGAAAGACAAAGAAGTCTACGATTTCACTCCGATACAGTATCCTGCAAACGACAGAGAGGCGGGAGTGTTCACCACACACTTTGCCTACGAAACGATACACGACGACCTTGTGAAAATAGATGCGCTTGGTCACGACGATCCTACCTTCATCAAGATGCTCAAAGATCTTACCGGGATCGATCCTATGACCGTTCCCATGGATGACCCCGATACCCTCGCCATATTCAGTTCGGTGAAGCCTCTTGGTGTGGATCCCGTGGAACTGGGAAGCGATGTGGGAACGTACGGCATCCCAGAGTTTGGAACAGAGTTTGTGAGAGGAATGCTCGTTGAAACGAGACCGAAGAGTTTTGCAGAACTCGTGAGGATCTCTGGACTTTCACACGGAACGGATGTGTGGTTGAACAACGCAAGAGACTGGATAAACCTGGGCTATGCCAAACTCTCCGAGGTGATATCCTGTAGGGACGACATCATGAACTTTCTCATCCATAAGGGAATGGAACCATCCCTTGCGTTCAAGATCATGGAGAGCGTGAGAAAGGGAAAGGGCATCACAGAAGAGATGGAAAAAGAGATGAGGAGACTGAAGGTTCCAGAGTGGTTCATAGAGTCGTGTAAAAGAATAAAGTACCTCTTCCCCAAAGCCCACGCTGTGGCGTATGTGAGCATGGCTTTCAGGATTGCCTATTTCAAGGTTCACTATCCGCTTCAGTTTTATGCAGCCTACTTTACGATAAAGGGTGATCAATTCGATCCCACTCTCGTTCTGAAGGGCAAAGAGGCCATCAAAGCTCGTCTCAGGGAACTGAAGATGATGACAGGAAAGGACGCTCAGAAGAAAAACGAAGAGAGTGTCCTGGAAGTTGCCCTGGAAATGATACTGAGGGGATTTTCGTTCCTTCCACCGGATATATTCAAGTCGGATGCGAAAAGGTTTCTGATAGAAGGAAACGCTCTCAGAATCCCCTTCAACAAACTTCCAGGCCTCGGTGACAGCGTTGCGGAATCGATCGTTCGAGCACGTGAGGAAAAACCGTTCACCTCGATAGAGGATCTTGTTCGAAGAACGAAGGTGAACAAGAACCACGTCGAACTGATGAAGAGTCTGGGTGTTCTGAGAGACCTTCCAGAGACGGAGCAGTTCACGCTCTTTTAA
- the proC gene encoding pyrroline-5-carboxylate reductase — MKISIIGVGNMGSIFAEKLSEKAEKVILVEKVPEKLARFKREPFEIVDVEAAKFSDYIVLAVKPQDAFSVLEKLKGYSGVLISIVAGLKISKIEEYNIPKVARVMPNVGVRVEEGVLAVSYSEKVSSEEKERVKSLLESLGLVVEIEEKHFPAITALTGSGPAFIFVMTEAFLDAALKMGLSFEVARDLVYKLFEGSARLLLETKEHPAVWKHRVTSPAGTTIEGIVTMEKSAVRGGIIESLFSSYRRALELEGK, encoded by the coding sequence ATGAAGATATCCATCATCGGTGTTGGGAATATGGGCTCTATCTTTGCTGAGAAACTGTCTGAGAAGGCAGAAAAGGTGATTCTTGTTGAAAAGGTGCCGGAAAAACTTGCTCGTTTCAAAAGAGAACCATTCGAGATAGTCGATGTTGAAGCGGCCAAATTTTCCGACTACATCGTTCTTGCTGTGAAACCTCAGGACGCTTTCAGCGTTTTGGAAAAGCTGAAAGGATACAGTGGTGTTCTCATATCCATAGTCGCTGGGTTGAAGATATCAAAGATCGAAGAATACAACATTCCAAAGGTGGCACGTGTCATGCCAAATGTCGGTGTGAGGGTCGAAGAAGGTGTTCTTGCTGTAAGTTACAGCGAAAAGGTTAGCTCTGAAGAGAAGGAAAGAGTAAAATCACTCCTTGAAAGCCTTGGTCTTGTTGTTGAAATAGAGGAAAAACACTTTCCCGCGATAACTGCCCTCACAGGAAGCGGACCGGCTTTCATCTTTGTGATGACAGAGGCTTTCCTCGATGCCGCACTGAAGATGGGACTTTCCTTTGAAGTGGCCAGGGATCTTGTTTACAAACTCTTTGAAGGTTCTGCAAGGCTTCTTCTTGAGACGAAAGAACACCCTGCCGTATGGAAACACAGGGTCACTTCACCAGCGGGTACAACCATCGAAGGGATAGTTACAATGGAAAAATCCGCTGTGAGAGGTGGAATCATAGAATCTCTCTTTTCATCGTACAGAAGGGCCCTGGAACTGGAGGGAAAATGA
- a CDS encoding thioesterase family protein: MMQFDFLEGKRLTEDVALDETMAWNEDVAMLDLHLVSTSALMGVVHRVSYDLLNRYLPDDYTAVVVESCVRHVRAVPTGTRVAVGVRVIGVTGNRVKFRGIVMSGDEKILEAEFVRVIVSRNYLRRVTLEKTEKTSGFFGI; encoded by the coding sequence ATGATGCAATTTGACTTTCTTGAAGGAAAGAGGCTTACAGAAGACGTGGCACTCGATGAAACAATGGCCTGGAACGAGGACGTGGCGATGCTTGATCTTCACCTCGTTTCCACCTCAGCACTCATGGGGGTAGTTCACAGAGTATCCTACGATCTTCTGAACAGATACCTTCCCGACGACTACACGGCCGTTGTGGTGGAAAGTTGTGTGAGGCACGTAAGGGCTGTTCCCACAGGAACAAGAGTGGCTGTTGGTGTGAGGGTGATCGGAGTTACAGGAAACCGGGTGAAGTTCAGGGGGATCGTGATGAGTGGTGATGAAAAGATTCTAGAGGCAGAATTTGTGAGGGTTATCGTTTCCAGGAATTACCTGCGGAGGGTAACGCTTGAGAAAACCGAGAAGACCTCAGGATTTTTTGGAATATGA
- a CDS encoding radical SAM protein: MRKPRRPQDFLEYEKVLGLRNKERQVENLKLEGDVRVALIIPNDYTVASSGLAFYYVQKLLNQHPRIRCERFFYDESFSKYYSLETQTPLDEFPIWLFSVSFENDFLNLLDLLKKKGIPIFWKERKEHHPIIVAGGAATYLNTEFLIPVADAVYYGELEKYLEKFSEALTKEKKEDILKMLAEIPSVNVPSLGKEHSEIATGVIIDEFLPHAHIVSNVGVFPGKLLVELGRGCIRRCSFCIFGKNLKPARFVRPEKFESLVEKMPWKEYGLVSATITDYPWLNELLGVVERHQLKISVSSLRLDRLSERLLKVLKESGQRSFTIAPEAGSQRIRDILKKDITDYQIEIALKMARNVGFDRIKMYFIYGLEEETEGDLMAFRKIGEIALKMGYREVHMSFNPLIPKPGTDFEERKMESVDVLREKEKFLRESLKGFRVDFESIRESVIQYTIARASREEMAEWLRSFEDKKRFRKTIFNEGRKKLC, translated from the coding sequence TTGAGAAAACCGAGAAGACCTCAGGATTTTTTGGAATATGAGAAGGTCCTGGGTCTTAGAAACAAAGAAAGACAGGTTGAAAATCTGAAACTCGAGGGCGACGTTCGTGTCGCCCTCATTATTCCCAACGATTACACCGTTGCAAGTTCAGGACTTGCCTTCTATTACGTTCAAAAGCTTCTCAATCAACACCCCCGTATCAGATGTGAAAGGTTCTTCTACGACGAATCCTTTTCAAAATACTATTCTCTTGAGACCCAGACCCCTCTCGATGAATTCCCTATCTGGCTTTTCTCTGTGAGTTTTGAAAACGACTTTCTGAACCTGCTTGATCTTCTCAAAAAGAAGGGAATTCCCATTTTCTGGAAGGAAAGAAAAGAGCATCACCCGATCATTGTGGCAGGTGGTGCCGCGACCTATCTGAACACCGAGTTTCTCATCCCTGTTGCCGATGCGGTCTACTACGGTGAGCTGGAAAAGTACCTTGAGAAGTTTTCAGAAGCTCTTACAAAAGAGAAAAAGGAAGATATTCTGAAGATGCTTGCTGAAATACCTTCGGTGAACGTTCCTTCTCTGGGAAAGGAGCATTCGGAGATAGCAACCGGTGTTATCATAGACGAGTTTCTTCCACACGCGCACATCGTTTCGAATGTTGGTGTCTTTCCTGGAAAGCTCCTGGTAGAGCTTGGAAGAGGCTGTATAAGAAGGTGTTCTTTCTGTATATTTGGAAAGAACCTGAAGCCCGCTCGGTTTGTAAGGCCAGAGAAATTCGAAAGTCTTGTGGAGAAAATGCCCTGGAAGGAATACGGACTCGTAAGTGCCACCATAACCGATTATCCATGGCTCAACGAACTCCTCGGCGTTGTCGAAAGACATCAACTGAAGATCTCGGTCTCTTCCCTGAGGCTCGATCGTCTTTCTGAAAGGCTACTGAAGGTACTGAAGGAATCGGGACAGAGATCCTTCACAATAGCTCCAGAGGCAGGCTCTCAGAGGATCAGAGACATTTTGAAGAAGGACATAACGGATTATCAGATCGAAATTGCTCTGAAAATGGCAAGAAACGTCGGCTTTGATAGAATAAAGATGTACTTCATATACGGTCTTGAAGAGGAAACGGAAGGAGATCTCATGGCCTTCAGAAAGATAGGAGAGATCGCCCTAAAGATGGGCTACAGAGAGGTTCACATGAGCTTCAACCCTCTCATTCCAAAACCGGGAACGGATTTTGAAGAAAGAAAGATGGAGTCTGTAGATGTTCTGAGAGAAAAAGAAAAGTTTCTGAGGGAGTCTCTCAAAGGTTTCAGGGTTGATTTTGAGAGCATCAGAGAATCTGTGATACAGTACACGATAGCCCGTGCTTCCAGAGAAGAAATGGCGGAGTGGTTGAGATCTTTCGAAGATAAAAAGCGTTTCAGGAAGACGATCTTCAACGAGGGGAGGAAGAAACTGTGTTGA
- the tilS gene encoding tRNA lysidine(34) synthetase TilS, translating into MINEGDRVLVAVSGGIDSMTLLYILKKLSPLLKIEVLGAHLDHRIRESSEKDRRFVENICRQWDVPVETAVVDVPALWKNSGKTLEEVAREVRYSFLEKTAEKFKATKIALAHHKNDLLETVLHRLVRGTGPLGIACIPVKRGKYIRPFLVFKRSEIEDYAQKQKIPFVVDETNYDIKYTRNFIRHEVVPLLKKLNPNVEDAVYRLVSISFMLREFVEETVQNFVKEKVHFYKDFAVFEEPKNQFLFLEVTRWVLKTIYGKIPDYEKLMESLKSKRVELWKDVFVERSFGYGAVGKTLFKKKYKLEVKDGIFDIEGFKIKVNLHGTERAFWLRNRRKGDRIIINGSEEKLKDILIEKKVPVFYRDRVPLLVDEHDRVLWIPKIAVSDLFPPEVNVELLEFPIGYVKGGTSFEQV; encoded by the coding sequence TTGATCAATGAAGGTGACCGTGTTCTCGTTGCCGTCTCCGGTGGAATAGATTCAATGACCCTCCTGTACATCCTGAAGAAACTCTCCCCCCTTTTGAAGATCGAAGTTCTAGGTGCTCATCTTGATCACAGGATAAGAGAAAGTTCAGAAAAGGACAGAAGATTCGTGGAAAACATTTGCCGTCAGTGGGATGTTCCTGTGGAAACTGCCGTTGTAGATGTTCCTGCCCTGTGGAAGAACTCTGGAAAGACCCTGGAAGAAGTGGCTAGAGAGGTGAGATACAGTTTTCTTGAGAAGACGGCAGAAAAGTTCAAAGCAACAAAGATCGCTCTTGCTCATCACAAGAACGATCTTTTGGAGACAGTCCTTCACAGACTGGTTAGAGGTACCGGCCCTCTGGGAATTGCCTGTATCCCGGTGAAAAGGGGAAAATACATAAGGCCCTTTCTTGTGTTCAAAAGATCCGAGATAGAAGATTACGCTCAAAAGCAGAAGATCCCGTTTGTTGTGGATGAAACAAACTACGACATCAAATACACCAGAAACTTCATAAGACACGAAGTTGTTCCCCTCCTCAAGAAACTGAACCCGAACGTAGAGGATGCTGTCTACAGACTGGTTTCGATCAGTTTCATGTTGAGAGAATTCGTTGAGGAGACTGTTCAGAACTTCGTGAAAGAAAAGGTTCATTTTTACAAAGATTTTGCCGTCTTCGAAGAGCCGAAGAACCAGTTTCTGTTTCTTGAAGTCACAAGATGGGTATTGAAAACCATCTACGGGAAAATCCCGGATTACGAAAAATTAATGGAATCGCTAAAATCAAAAAGGGTTGAACTCTGGAAAGATGTGTTCGTTGAAAGATCGTTTGGATACGGGGCGGTGGGGAAAACCCTGTTCAAAAAGAAGTACAAACTGGAGGTGAAAGATGGCATTTTCGACATCGAAGGGTTTAAAATAAAGGTGAACCTCCACGGAACTGAACGTGCGTTCTGGCTCAGAAATAGAAGAAAAGGTGATAGAATTATAATCAACGGCTCGGAAGAAAAACTGAAGGACATTCTCATTGAAAAGAAAGTGCCAGTGTTTTACCGGGACAGGGTGCCCCTGCTCGTTGACGAACATGACAGGGTTCTCTGGATACCCAAAATAGCAGTTTCGGATCTCTTTCCACCGGAAGTGAACGTGGAACTTTTGGAATTTCCGATCGGTTATGTGAAAGGAGGTACGAGTTTTGAACAGGTCTAG
- a CDS encoding GNAT family N-acetyltransferase, which yields MFPKRVLLKDSSVLMIREANIWDAKKIVEYMKEVTSETDFLITRPDEVYDVSTERSYIKMYRNDPRKLMLLGEINKEIVSMLTFTGFGRKRTRHVGELGISVKRRYWGLGIGTAMMTCAIEWARENGFKRIQLEVLKSNERAIGLYRKLGFEVEGVKKRAVRKDDGSYEDVLIMALFFD from the coding sequence GTGTTTCCAAAAAGAGTTCTGCTCAAAGACAGTTCTGTTCTCATGATACGTGAAGCAAACATCTGGGACGCAAAAAAGATCGTTGAGTACATGAAAGAAGTCACTTCTGAGACGGACTTTCTCATAACGCGTCCCGATGAGGTGTACGATGTTTCCACCGAGAGGAGTTACATAAAAATGTACCGGAACGATCCCAGGAAACTCATGCTCTTAGGAGAGATCAACAAAGAGATCGTTTCCATGCTGACCTTCACGGGATTTGGAAGAAAAAGAACAAGGCACGTTGGTGAACTTGGAATAAGTGTTAAAAGAAGGTACTGGGGCCTTGGTATAGGAACGGCGATGATGACATGCGCTATCGAATGGGCAAGAGAGAATGGCTTTAAAAGGATTCAACTGGAGGTTTTGAAATCAAACGAAAGAGCGATAGGCCTCTACAGAAAACTCGGTTTCGAGGTGGAAGGTGTGAAGAAAAGAGCCGTCAGAAAAGACGACGGCTCCTATGAAGACGTACTCATCATGGCACTTTTTTTCGATTAA